The Paenibacillus sp. FSL R7-0204 genome includes a region encoding these proteins:
- a CDS encoding AraC family transcriptional regulator → MLHASPSSFVILPALAKIVCEPGWKWQKREKPLQNYDLFYVWSGEGTVVRGGVPYQVGKGSCFLFRPGDYTSATHNPQKPLVLTYIHFDITEEVTEVPAFYHELSETVEFEHLLARYVRLFLVQTYAAEEEGRLILKQLMIHLLRQDQARPVERHVSNQLAEVIHEVANYVSQHPGAAHRVEDLAARAGLSPRYFSIKFKEITGSSVQSYVIRARIERAQHLLLYAGMNVTEVADALGYRDIFFFSRQFKQHTGKSPSEIR, encoded by the coding sequence ATGCTGCATGCATCGCCATCCTCTTTTGTAATCCTCCCGGCCTTGGCGAAGATTGTCTGTGAACCGGGCTGGAAGTGGCAAAAAAGAGAGAAGCCGCTGCAAAATTACGATTTATTCTACGTCTGGAGCGGGGAGGGCACGGTTGTGCGCGGAGGAGTGCCCTATCAGGTAGGGAAGGGAAGCTGCTTCCTGTTCCGCCCGGGGGATTATACCAGCGCCACACATAATCCGCAAAAGCCGCTTGTGCTTACATATATTCACTTCGATATTACCGAAGAGGTGACCGAGGTGCCGGCGTTCTACCATGAGCTGAGCGAGACGGTGGAATTCGAGCATCTGCTGGCCCGTTATGTCCGGCTGTTCCTGGTGCAGACCTATGCTGCCGAGGAAGAGGGCCGTCTGATTCTGAAGCAGCTCATGATTCATCTGCTGCGGCAGGATCAGGCTAGGCCGGTCGAGCGCCATGTCAGCAACCAGCTGGCGGAGGTGATCCACGAGGTCGCCAACTATGTCAGCCAGCATCCCGGGGCGGCGCACCGGGTAGAGGATCTGGCCGCCCGGGCGGGGCTGTCCCCGCGTTACTTCTCGATCAAGTTCAAGGAGATCACCGGCTCCTCGGTCCAGTCCTATGTGATCCGCGCACGGATCGAACGGGCGCAGCATCTGCTGCTGTATGCGGGCATGAATGTCACGGAGGTGGCGGATGCGCTCGGCTACCGGGACATCTTCTTTTTCAGCCGCCAATTCAAGCAGCATACCGGGAAAAGTCCTTCGGAGATCCGCTGA
- the gpmA gene encoding 2,3-diphosphoglycerate-dependent phosphoglycerate mutase produces the protein MYEIVLIRHGESEYNRQNLFTGWSDPDLTEKGVEEAKKAGKLLKDAGYTFDLAFASVLKRSIKTLNYVLDEMDLLWIPVQKSWKLNERHYGALQGLSKSETALKYGEEQLHIWRRSLSVRPPMLEPDDPRYARHDIRYKEVRPGDIPRGESLEDTVHRVGDFWTNRIVPLIRKKERVLISAHGNTLRALIKYMEDIDETALLDLNIPTGVPLVYKLDDDVKPLSRFYLGEPEEVQQKAREVANQSKVTE, from the coding sequence ATGTACGAAATAGTCCTGATACGGCATGGAGAGAGTGAATACAACCGGCAGAATCTGTTTACGGGCTGGAGTGATCCTGATCTGACGGAGAAGGGTGTTGAAGAGGCGAAGAAGGCAGGAAAGCTGTTGAAGGATGCCGGATATACCTTCGATCTGGCGTTCGCCTCGGTGCTGAAGCGTTCGATCAAGACGCTGAACTATGTGCTGGATGAGATGGACCTGCTGTGGATTCCGGTGCAGAAGTCGTGGAAGCTGAATGAGCGCCATTACGGTGCACTACAGGGCCTCAGCAAAAGTGAAACCGCCCTTAAATACGGTGAGGAGCAGCTCCATATCTGGCGGCGCAGCCTCTCGGTCCGCCCTCCGATGCTGGAGCCGGATGATCCGCGTTATGCCAGACATGATATCCGCTACAAGGAAGTGCGTCCGGGTGATATCCCGCGCGGCGAGAGCCTGGAGGATACCGTGCACCGGGTCGGAGATTTCTGGACCAACCGGATTGTGCCGCTGATCCGCAAGAAGGAGCGGGTCCTGATCTCGGCGCACGGCAACACACTGCGGGCCCTGATCAAGTATATGGAGGATATCGACGAGACCGCACTGCTGGATCTCAATATCCCGACCGGCGTTCCGCTGGTCTACAAGCTCGACGACGACGTGAAGCCGCTCAGCCGCTTCTATCTCGGCGAACCGGAAGAGGTGCAGCAGAAAGCCCGCGAGGTGGCGAATCAGAGCAAGGTTACGGAGTAA